The Sphingobacterium bambusae genome includes a window with the following:
- the argG gene encoding argininosuccinate synthase — protein sequence MKKVVLAFSGGLDTSFCCIYLTKDLGLEVHSVVVNTGGFSDDELQAIEKRAYDLGVKSHQVIDETEDYYRDTIKYLIFGNVLKNATYPLSVSAERVCQATAIANYAKKIGAACVAHGSTGAGNDQVRFDMIFNILIPGVEIITPIRDLKLSREEEIEYLAKHGVEVNAEKAKYSINKGLWGTSVGGAETLTSNQYLPESAWPTQISATEPQRVTIDFVQGEPIALNGREIGAVKVIQQLQDLAQPYGIGRDIHVGDTIIGIKGRVGFEAAGPLILIKAHHTLEKHTLTKWQLSWKDQIAAFYGNYMHEGQMHDPVMRDIEAFLSSSQEAVTGRVIVELHPYRFIVIGIESDHDLMSNKFGSYGEMNKGYTGDDVKGFAKIFGNQTIIWHKVNEK from the coding sequence ATGAAAAAAGTAGTATTGGCGTTTAGTGGTGGTTTGGATACCTCTTTTTGTTGTATCTATCTCACCAAAGATCTAGGTCTTGAAGTACACTCGGTGGTGGTCAACACTGGTGGTTTTTCCGATGATGAATTGCAGGCTATAGAAAAGCGTGCCTACGATCTAGGGGTAAAATCCCACCAGGTTATTGATGAAACCGAAGACTATTACCGCGATACGATTAAATATTTGATTTTTGGGAACGTGCTGAAAAATGCAACCTATCCGTTGTCGGTTTCTGCCGAGCGGGTTTGTCAGGCAACAGCCATTGCCAATTATGCTAAGAAGATTGGTGCCGCTTGTGTGGCACATGGTTCTACGGGAGCAGGTAACGATCAAGTGCGTTTCGATATGATTTTCAATATCTTGATTCCTGGGGTGGAGATCATCACACCAATCCGTGATCTTAAGCTTTCCCGCGAAGAGGAGATCGAATACCTAGCCAAACATGGTGTAGAGGTCAACGCCGAAAAAGCGAAGTACTCCATCAATAAAGGGCTATGGGGAACATCTGTAGGCGGAGCAGAGACGCTTACATCCAACCAATATCTGCCGGAATCGGCATGGCCAACGCAAATTTCTGCTACCGAGCCACAGCGCGTTACAATCGATTTTGTGCAAGGAGAACCTATTGCCCTCAATGGCAGGGAAATTGGTGCCGTGAAAGTTATCCAGCAATTGCAAGATCTGGCGCAACCTTATGGTATCGGACGGGATATCCACGTTGGTGACACCATCATTGGTATAAAGGGACGTGTGGGATTTGAGGCTGCTGGTCCATTGATTCTGATCAAAGCGCACCATACCTTGGAAAAACATACCTTGACCAAGTGGCAGTTGTCTTGGAAAGACCAGATCGCTGCTTTCTATGGTAACTACATGCACGAAGGGCAGATGCACGATCCCGTCATGCGCGATATCGAAGCGTTCCTTAGTTCTTCACAAGAAGCCGTAACAGGGCGTGTTATCGTCGAATTGCACCCTTACCGTTTCATCGTTATCGGTATCGAATCAGATCACGATCTGATGTCCAATAAGTTTGGAAGTTACGGCGAAATGAACAAAGGATATACCGGTGATGATGTTAAAGGCTTTGCGAAGATTTTCGGTAACCAAACGATCATTTGGCATAAAGTCAACGAAAAATAA
- the msrA gene encoding peptide-methionine (S)-S-oxide reductase MsrA: MKSKLRKFLTIMLGLAVLSACAQSKAKRNETADVADGITRLPKGNTSAIDTAIFGAGCFWCVEAQFATLNGVTSVLSGYSGGKKANPTYSQVSSGRSGHAEVIEVLFDTTAISYDELLEAFFLSHDPTQLDRQGNDVGPQYRSVIFARTQDQYNKSMYYIDKLNQAAVYKSPIVTAVEPFVAFYKAEDYHQEYYAKNGGEAYCVYVIKPKMEKFRKVFKDRLKPGK; this comes from the coding sequence ATGAAAAGTAAACTACGTAAGTTTTTGACGATCATGTTGGGCTTGGCTGTATTGTCTGCCTGTGCCCAATCTAAAGCAAAGCGAAATGAAACGGCTGATGTTGCAGACGGCATTACCCGTTTGCCGAAGGGCAATACGTCGGCTATCGATACCGCTATTTTTGGAGCAGGCTGTTTTTGGTGTGTAGAAGCGCAATTCGCAACCCTGAACGGTGTTACTTCTGTCCTGTCTGGATATTCGGGAGGGAAGAAGGCAAACCCTACCTATAGTCAGGTCTCTTCTGGGCGGAGTGGACATGCGGAAGTTATTGAGGTGCTGTTTGATACGACCGCGATCTCTTATGACGAGCTCTTGGAAGCGTTTTTTCTATCGCACGATCCGACACAGTTGGATAGACAGGGCAATGACGTAGGCCCGCAATATCGATCTGTAATTTTTGCGCGCACGCAAGATCAGTATAACAAGAGTATGTACTACATCGACAAGCTCAATCAAGCAGCAGTCTATAAAAGCCCGATCGTCACGGCTGTCGAGCCCTTTGTTGCTTTTTATAAAGCGGAAGACTATCATCAGGAGTATTATGCCAAGAATGGGGGCGAGGCCTATTGTGTTTATGTAATTAAGCCTAAGATGGAAAAGTTTCGTAAAGTGTTTAAAGATAGGCTGAAGCCCGGGAAATAA
- a CDS encoding S9 family peptidase, protein MYKKWNYMIIIGAMAIACSDKKIAHLASWPDASAPVAEKKNHERVIHGDTVQDDYYWMNDYFKKGPDSSKVLAYLTAENEYTATMMKDTEGLQERLFQEMKGRVKEKDESVPYLKNGYYYYTRTDEGKQYYKFCRKKGSLDGKEEVLLDIDALAEGHPYYAATGFSVSPDNKLLAFGVDTVSRREYTIYVKNLETGALLADRIDRTEGEATWANDSKTLFYTSKNAVTLLSEKIKRHLLGTSSKVDPVVYDEQDNTNYIGVEKSKNGRYIMIYSGGTLSSEVFILNADTPDAAFTSFQPRRKDVLYSVTPLADRFLVLTNDGAKNFKVVECPLDKTTKENWKDVIPHRADVLVAGLDEFKDFVVVSERKNGLTQMAVRSLKDNKQHYLDFGEAAYTVYPSINEEYDSQVLRYGYTSLVTPSSTFDYNMQTKEKTLKKQQEVLGGYHAEDYVTERLFATTAGGTKIPVSLVYKKGFEKNGKAPLLLYAYGSYGMSMDPTFSSARLSLLDRGFVYAIAHIRGGEEMGRQWYEDGKMMHKKNTFTDFVDCAQFLIQENFTSSSHLYAQGGSAGGLLMGAIINLSPSLWNGVIAQVPFVDVVNTMLDETIPLTTNEYDEWGNPNEKQAYDYMKSYSPYENIEAKEYPNLLVTTGLHDSQVQYFEPAKWVAKLRATKKGNHVILLKTDMDYGHGGASGRFDYLKDVALNYAFLFKLEGISD, encoded by the coding sequence ATGTATAAAAAGTGGAACTATATGATTATTATTGGCGCTATGGCAATAGCATGTTCCGATAAGAAAATAGCGCATTTGGCGAGTTGGCCTGATGCTTCTGCGCCTGTCGCAGAAAAGAAAAACCATGAACGCGTAATACATGGGGATACCGTGCAGGATGATTATTACTGGATGAACGATTATTTTAAGAAAGGTCCGGACTCGAGCAAGGTTCTAGCATATTTAACCGCAGAAAACGAGTATACTGCCACTATGATGAAGGATACGGAGGGACTTCAAGAACGCTTGTTTCAAGAGATGAAGGGCCGCGTAAAGGAGAAAGATGAATCCGTTCCTTATTTGAAAAACGGTTACTACTATTATACGCGTACCGATGAAGGTAAGCAGTACTATAAGTTTTGTCGCAAGAAAGGTAGCTTAGATGGTAAAGAGGAAGTTTTGTTGGATATTGATGCCTTAGCCGAAGGACACCCATACTATGCCGCCACTGGTTTTTCTGTAAGCCCAGATAACAAACTGCTTGCCTTTGGGGTGGATACGGTATCGCGCAGAGAATACACGATATATGTCAAAAATCTGGAGACTGGCGCCCTGCTAGCCGATAGAATCGACCGCACGGAGGGAGAAGCTACTTGGGCGAACGATAGCAAAACATTGTTTTATACCTCGAAAAATGCGGTCACTTTACTTAGTGAAAAGATTAAGCGCCATTTGTTGGGCACATCCAGCAAGGTAGATCCTGTTGTGTATGACGAACAGGATAATACCAATTATATCGGTGTCGAAAAGTCCAAAAACGGACGCTACATTATGATCTATTCAGGAGGGACGCTTTCTTCCGAGGTGTTCATACTGAACGCTGATACCCCGGATGCAGCCTTTACATCTTTTCAGCCTCGCCGGAAAGACGTCTTGTATTCCGTTACGCCACTGGCCGATCGTTTTTTGGTATTGACAAATGATGGAGCCAAGAATTTTAAAGTGGTGGAATGTCCATTGGACAAAACGACCAAAGAGAACTGGAAAGATGTTATCCCACATCGGGCAGATGTTTTGGTGGCTGGATTGGATGAATTCAAGGACTTTGTTGTAGTGTCCGAACGCAAAAACGGACTCACACAGATGGCCGTACGATCGTTGAAAGACAATAAGCAGCATTACTTAGATTTCGGTGAGGCTGCATATACGGTCTACCCCAGCATAAATGAAGAATATGACAGTCAAGTGCTGCGCTATGGCTACACGTCCTTGGTTACCCCCTCCTCAACCTTCGACTACAATATGCAGACCAAAGAGAAGACGCTCAAGAAACAGCAGGAGGTTCTTGGTGGATATCATGCAGAAGACTATGTTACCGAGCGTCTGTTTGCCACGACGGCCGGCGGAACAAAAATTCCCGTATCATTGGTCTACAAAAAAGGCTTTGAAAAAAATGGAAAGGCTCCTTTGCTACTCTACGCCTATGGTTCCTACGGAATGTCGATGGATCCAACCTTCAGTTCTGCTCGGTTGAGCTTGTTGGATAGAGGTTTTGTCTATGCGATAGCACATATTCGCGGTGGCGAGGAAATGGGAAGGCAGTGGTATGAGGATGGTAAAATGATGCACAAGAAAAATACCTTTACCGATTTTGTGGATTGTGCGCAGTTCTTGATACAAGAAAATTTTACAAGTTCGTCGCATCTATATGCTCAAGGTGGAAGTGCAGGGGGCTTGCTTATGGGAGCGATAATCAACCTCTCGCCATCATTATGGAATGGCGTCATCGCCCAGGTTCCTTTTGTTGATGTCGTCAATACGATGTTGGATGAAACCATTCCGTTGACAACAAACGAATATGACGAATGGGGAAATCCGAATGAAAAGCAGGCATACGACTATATGAAATCCTATTCTCCCTACGAGAATATTGAGGCTAAGGAGTACCCGAACCTGTTGGTGACGACGGGTCTGCACGATAGTCAGGTGCAGTATTTTGAACCCGCAAAATGGGTGGCAAAACTTCGGGCTACCAAAAAGGGTAACCATGTGATCTTATTGAAAACGGATATGGATTATGGACACGGTGGCGCTTCGGGACGTTTTGATTATCTAAAAGATGTTGCGCTCAACTACGCCTTTCTATTCAAATTGGAAGGGATTTCCGATTAG
- the nth gene encoding endonuclease III: MLKKERYREFVEYFSTHNPEAQTELNYSNPYELLVAVILSAQCTDKRINQITPALFDRFPEVDALAASSVEEIFSYIRSVSYPNNKAKHLLGMAQKLIAEFQGEVPEKVEDLVKLPGVGRKTANVISSVVFNKPAMAVDTHVFRVSNRLGLTSRATTPLAVEKQLVKFLPKETIAIAHHWLILHGRYICLARKPKCEICPITYFCKYFEKTYQQKAG, translated from the coding sequence ATGTTAAAGAAAGAGCGATACCGGGAGTTTGTCGAATATTTTTCCACGCACAACCCCGAGGCACAAACCGAGTTAAACTATAGCAATCCCTACGAACTACTGGTGGCCGTTATTCTTTCTGCGCAATGCACGGACAAGCGCATCAACCAAATAACACCTGCCCTTTTTGATCGTTTTCCCGAAGTGGATGCCTTAGCGGCGAGTAGCGTCGAAGAGATATTTTCCTACATTAGATCGGTGAGTTATCCCAACAACAAAGCGAAGCACTTGTTGGGTATGGCCCAAAAACTGATTGCGGAATTTCAGGGAGAGGTTCCCGAGAAAGTCGAGGACTTGGTGAAGCTGCCCGGCGTGGGGCGAAAAACGGCCAACGTAATCTCTTCGGTGGTGTTTAACAAGCCCGCCATGGCTGTGGACACCCATGTTTTCCGGGTCAGCAATAGACTGGGTTTAACAAGCCGAGCCACAACTCCCCTTGCCGTGGAAAAGCAACTGGTCAAATTTCTACCGAAAGAAACCATCGCTATTGCCCATCATTGGCTCATCTTGCATGGCCGATACATTTGCTTGGCACGAAAGCCAAAATGCGAGATATGCCCGATCACCTATTTTTGCAAATATTTTGAGAAGACCTATCAACAAAAAGCAGGATAG
- a CDS encoding GNAT family N-acetyltransferase: MIIRISLDRLADVVPLFDAYRVFYKQVSDMDRARQFLEARLSGNESVIFVAYHEDVAVGFTQLYPVLSSMRTSKNWVLNDLYVDAKARGQGVGEGLIKKALAFAKQEGATFVRLSTQVENVTAQRLYRKMGFQIEDPDTEFLTFTKTVL, encoded by the coding sequence ATGATCATTCGTATCTCCTTGGATCGTTTGGCCGATGTGGTTCCTCTTTTTGATGCCTATCGTGTGTTTTACAAGCAGGTATCTGATATGGATCGTGCCCGGCAATTTTTGGAAGCTCGACTGAGCGGAAATGAATCGGTTATTTTCGTTGCTTACCATGAGGATGTAGCTGTCGGATTTACACAGCTTTATCCGGTATTATCTTCGATGAGGACGAGTAAAAATTGGGTCTTAAATGATTTATATGTGGATGCTAAGGCGCGTGGCCAAGGTGTTGGTGAAGGCTTGATAAAAAAGGCGCTAGCGTTTGCCAAACAGGAAGGGGCTACTTTTGTGCGCCTTTCCACACAGGTCGAAAATGTAACCGCCCAACGCCTCTACAGGAAAATGGGATTTCAGATCGAGGATCCTGATACGGAATTTTTAACGTTTACAAAAACAGTATTATAG
- a CDS encoding S8 family peptidase: MKICAFLGMSLLPILGNAQSKNTNPPNWYNLDYQADGVRGISTEKAYELLKGRKSTPVVVGVLDGGVDYKHEDLKEVMWTNPKETAGNGKDDDGNGYIDDVHGWNFIGNANGENVHYDNLEVTRLIRIYEPKYISVLPSTVLGEAERREFVAYQKMVGDYTSKLDQANFGNVNYGRLKEEVDAMIKKMGKDVKDVTKADFDQYNATSDRQKMALRMAKRELANTSFDKFYKDLEEGVKYFSAQTEYHLNKAYDSRSIVGDNYDDASERNYGNADIKGPDADHGTHVAGIIGAKRDNGVGINGVADNVQIMGVRLVPDGDERDKDVANGIRYAVANGAKVINMSFGKGYAYNKKTVDDAVKYAEEHDVLLVHAAGNDSKDNDIVKNYPMKYYTDSLGAILGEASNWITVGATSSGLDDDLLASFSNYGYKSVDVFAPGVKINSTMPESTYKEQDGTSMAAPVVAGLAALLRSYYPELSAKEVKDIIIKSVTKVDEKVKVEVDGSSKKVYLAEISVSGGIVNAKKAIEEADKYLQRKK; the protein is encoded by the coding sequence ATGAAAATTTGTGCCTTCCTAGGTATGAGCCTACTCCCTATTTTGGGCAATGCACAATCAAAAAATACAAATCCGCCCAACTGGTACAATTTGGATTACCAAGCAGATGGCGTGCGTGGCATCAGCACGGAGAAAGCGTATGAGTTACTGAAAGGCCGTAAATCTACGCCGGTTGTTGTCGGTGTTTTGGACGGAGGCGTTGATTACAAGCATGAAGACCTGAAAGAGGTGATGTGGACCAATCCCAAGGAGACTGCGGGCAACGGCAAGGATGACGATGGCAACGGCTATATCGACGATGTCCACGGATGGAATTTCATTGGTAACGCCAATGGTGAGAACGTACATTACGACAACTTAGAAGTAACACGACTAATCCGCATCTACGAACCAAAATACATTTCCGTATTACCATCGACAGTGCTCGGCGAAGCAGAGCGTCGTGAATTTGTAGCCTATCAGAAGATGGTGGGAGACTATACCAGTAAATTGGATCAAGCCAATTTTGGAAACGTCAACTACGGCCGTTTGAAAGAAGAAGTCGATGCGATGATCAAAAAAATGGGCAAAGATGTGAAAGATGTGACCAAAGCAGATTTTGATCAGTATAACGCCACCTCCGATCGGCAAAAGATGGCACTGCGCATGGCCAAGCGTGAACTGGCCAACACCAGCTTTGACAAATTCTACAAAGATCTGGAAGAGGGTGTCAAGTATTTCAGTGCACAGACCGAATATCACCTAAACAAGGCTTATGATTCGCGGAGCATCGTGGGCGACAATTACGACGACGCTAGCGAACGAAACTATGGCAATGCCGATATCAAAGGACCGGACGCCGACCACGGAACACACGTTGCAGGTATCATCGGCGCAAAACGTGACAATGGTGTCGGTATCAACGGCGTAGCCGACAATGTACAGATTATGGGCGTTCGCTTGGTTCCTGACGGTGACGAGCGTGACAAGGATGTAGCTAACGGGATTCGCTATGCCGTGGCAAATGGTGCGAAGGTGATTAATATGAGCTTTGGAAAAGGATATGCCTACAATAAAAAGACCGTAGACGATGCTGTGAAATATGCGGAAGAGCATGATGTATTGTTGGTACACGCTGCCGGAAATGACTCGAAAGACAATGACATCGTGAAGAACTACCCGATGAAATACTATACCGATAGTTTGGGCGCTATCTTGGGAGAAGCAAGCAATTGGATTACGGTTGGCGCCACATCATCTGGTCTTGATGACGACCTATTAGCCAGTTTCTCTAATTACGGCTACAAATCGGTGGATGTATTCGCACCGGGCGTCAAGATCAACTCGACGATGCCCGAGTCTACCTATAAGGAACAGGATGGCACGAGTATGGCTGCACCAGTTGTTGCTGGACTAGCCGCTCTATTACGCTCCTACTACCCCGAGCTATCCGCCAAGGAGGTGAAGGATATTATCATAAAATCCGTGACCAAAGTAGATGAAAAGGTCAAAGTAGAAGTGGATGGATCATCGAAAAAGGTATACTTGGCGGAAATCAGCGTGTCTGGAGGAATTGTAAACGCAAAAAAAGCCATTGAAGAGGCTGATAAATACCTTCAGAGAAAAAAGTAA
- a CDS encoding nucleoside deaminase, whose amino-acid sequence MRVFHFDGAAEEDVHLDELYMQEALRLAETAFKEDEVPIGAIIVSQGKIIGKGYNLTERLHDVTAHAEMQAFTAASNFMGGKYLKDCTLYVTVEPCVMCAGASYWTQISRIVYGAKDEKRGASKHGHLYHPKTEIVSGVLEEKCADLIRSFFRNKR is encoded by the coding sequence ATGCGGGTGTTTCATTTTGATGGTGCAGCGGAAGAAGATGTTCATTTGGATGAACTATATATGCAGGAAGCACTAAGGTTAGCAGAGACAGCTTTTAAGGAAGATGAGGTGCCAATCGGTGCTATTATTGTCAGTCAAGGAAAGATCATCGGCAAAGGGTATAATCTTACAGAACGATTGCATGACGTCACCGCACATGCAGAGATGCAAGCTTTTACGGCTGCATCAAATTTTATGGGGGGAAAGTATCTGAAGGATTGCACCCTTTATGTGACGGTGGAACCTTGCGTGATGTGCGCGGGAGCCTCCTATTGGACGCAAATTTCTCGTATTGTCTATGGCGCTAAAGATGAGAAAAGAGGTGCTTCTAAACATGGACACCTTTACCATCCCAAGACGGAGATCGTCTCTGGCGTATTGGAAGAAAAGTGCGCTGATCTTATTCGATCATTTTTTCGTAATAAAAGGTAG
- a CDS encoding superoxide dismutase, which yields MAFELEALPYATDALEPHIDKDTMEIHHDRHHQAYVDNLNKAIAGTDAESLSLEDINKNISKYPAAVRNNGGGHFNHKLFWSILGPNAGGEPTGELADAINSTFGSFAELKTQLQNAGATRFGSGWAWLVVKADGQLAVSSTPNQDNPLMDVAEVQGTPILGIDVWEHAYYLKYQNKRPAYLDAVFNVINWDAVAQRFQEAK from the coding sequence ATGGCATTTGAATTAGAAGCATTACCATACGCAACTGACGCGTTGGAACCACACATCGATAAAGACACCATGGAAATTCACCATGACCGTCACCACCAAGCTTATGTAGACAACTTGAACAAAGCTATCGCTGGTACTGATGCTGAAAGTTTATCATTGGAAGATATCAATAAAAACATTTCTAAATACCCTGCAGCTGTTCGCAATAACGGTGGCGGACATTTCAACCACAAGTTGTTTTGGTCTATCTTAGGTCCTAACGCTGGTGGCGAGCCTACAGGCGAATTGGCAGATGCTATCAATTCCACTTTCGGCTCTTTTGCGGAGTTGAAAACGCAATTGCAAAATGCGGGAGCAACTCGTTTTGGTTCTGGATGGGCTTGGTTAGTGGTGAAAGCGGATGGTCAGTTAGCCGTTAGCTCTACGCCAAACCAAGACAACCCGTTGATGGATGTTGCAGAAGTACAAGGTACACCGATCTTGGGTATTGACGTATGGGAGCATGCTTACTACTTAAAGTATCAGAACAAGCGCCCGGCCTACCTTGATGCCGTTTTTAACGTAATTAATTGGGACGCCGTTGCACAACGTTTCCAAGAGGCAAAATAA
- a CDS encoding GNAT family N-acetyltransferase, with protein sequence MTLSDFLIIPATAAHTGYAEAICDEMFESAKARGTGIARRKPEYVARKMEDGKAVIALHKDGRWAGFCYIETWSHGDYVANSGLIVNPEFRKVGLAKAIKKRVFELSREKYPHSKIFGLTTGLAVMKINSDLGYEPVTYSELTQDEEFWKGCQSCVNYDILISKERKNCMCTAMLWDPVEKERELKEKIQRRAEAKERLDRIVKKQSLLKRIEAKLWKSSKKIVAAVFPVGTGAIKGI encoded by the coding sequence ATGACACTTTCAGATTTTTTAATCATTCCAGCCACAGCTGCACACACAGGGTATGCAGAGGCAATTTGCGACGAAATGTTTGAGTCGGCAAAGGCTCGTGGCACAGGAATAGCACGTCGTAAACCCGAATACGTAGCGCGCAAAATGGAAGATGGCAAAGCGGTAATTGCCTTGCATAAGGATGGTCGTTGGGCCGGATTCTGCTATATCGAAACGTGGAGCCATGGCGATTATGTAGCCAACTCGGGCCTCATTGTCAATCCGGAATTCCGTAAAGTAGGCTTAGCGAAGGCTATCAAAAAGCGGGTGTTTGAACTGTCTCGCGAGAAATATCCGCATTCCAAGATCTTCGGCCTAACAACCGGATTGGCTGTTATGAAGATAAATTCAGATCTAGGCTATGAACCGGTTACCTATTCGGAACTCACGCAAGATGAGGAGTTTTGGAAGGGGTGCCAATCCTGCGTCAATTACGATATCCTCATCAGTAAGGAACGTAAAAACTGTATGTGCACGGCCATGCTTTGGGATCCTGTGGAAAAAGAGCGTGAACTGAAAGAGAAGATTCAGCGACGTGCGGAAGCCAAAGAAAGATTGGACCGTATCGTGAAAAAACAGTCGTTGCTTAAACGTATCGAAGCGAAGCTATGGAAGTCGTCCAAGAAAATCGTTGCTGCGGTATTTCCGGTAGGAACGGGGGCCATTAAAGGAATATAA
- the recA gene encoding recombinase RecA, whose amino-acid sequence MSNADKLKALQLTLDKLEKSYGKGTIMKLGDSAVEPIEAISTGSLGLDIALGIGGVPKGRIIEIYGPESSGKTTLATHIVAEAQKKGGIAAVIDAEHAFDKYYAQKLGVDVENLLISQPDNGEQALEIADNLIRSGAIDVIVIDSVAALVPKGEIEGEMGESKMGLQARLMSQALRKLTGTISKTNCCCIFINQLREKIGVMFGNPETTTGGNALKFYASVRLDIRRTSQIKDSDEVSGNRVKVKIVKNKVAPPFRIAEFDIMFGEGISKVGEIIDLGVEYGIVKKSGSWFSYGDTKLGQGRDAVKSLLLDNPDLSDELEAKIRAEVSGVDLDQHAALED is encoded by the coding sequence ATGAGTAACGCAGATAAATTAAAAGCTCTACAGCTTACTTTAGATAAATTGGAAAAATCATATGGTAAGGGTACCATTATGAAGCTAGGTGATTCGGCGGTAGAGCCAATCGAAGCTATCTCCACAGGCTCTTTAGGACTAGATATCGCCTTGGGCATCGGCGGCGTTCCGAAAGGTCGTATCATCGAAATCTATGGTCCTGAATCATCGGGTAAGACTACATTGGCAACGCACATCGTTGCTGAAGCACAGAAAAAAGGAGGCATTGCAGCCGTGATCGATGCGGAACATGCTTTCGATAAGTACTATGCCCAAAAATTAGGTGTTGACGTAGAGAATCTATTGATCTCACAACCGGATAATGGAGAGCAGGCGCTGGAGATTGCGGACAATCTAATCCGTTCGGGCGCCATCGATGTGATCGTTATCGACTCTGTTGCGGCCTTGGTTCCTAAGGGAGAGATTGAAGGCGAAATGGGCGAGTCAAAAATGGGATTACAGGCCCGCTTGATGTCTCAAGCACTACGTAAGTTGACGGGAACCATCTCCAAAACAAACTGTTGCTGTATCTTCATCAACCAATTGCGCGAGAAAATTGGCGTTATGTTTGGCAATCCTGAAACTACAACTGGTGGTAACGCGCTTAAATTCTACGCTTCTGTACGTTTAGATATACGCCGTACATCGCAGATCAAAGATTCGGATGAAGTATCAGGTAACCGCGTGAAGGTTAAGATTGTAAAAAACAAAGTAGCGCCACCTTTCCGTATTGCTGAATTTGACATCATGTTTGGGGAAGGCATCTCTAAAGTGGGTGAGATCATCGACTTAGGTGTAGAATACGGCATTGTTAAAAAATCTGGCTCATGGTTTAGCTACGGTGACACCAAGCTAGGGCAAGGTCGTGACGCGGTTAAATCATTACTGTTAGACAACCCTGATTTAAGCGATGAGCTAGAGGCAAAAATACGTGCAGAGGTAAGCGGTGTTGACCTAGATCAGCATGCTGCACTAGAAGACTAA
- a CDS encoding tRNA-binding protein, which translates to MEGLISWGDFEQVDLRVGTVMEVADFEKARRPAYKLWIDFGKEIGVLKSSAQVTVHYKKEELVGRQVVAVVNFPKKQIADFMSECLVTGFADEQGNIVLTAVERPLPNGSKLI; encoded by the coding sequence ATGGAGGGATTGATTTCGTGGGGCGATTTTGAGCAAGTGGATCTGCGGGTGGGCACCGTGATGGAGGTGGCTGATTTTGAGAAAGCGCGCCGGCCGGCCTATAAGTTGTGGATTGATTTCGGTAAAGAGATTGGCGTGTTGAAGTCTAGCGCGCAGGTTACCGTGCATTATAAAAAGGAGGAGCTCGTCGGTCGTCAGGTTGTTGCGGTAGTTAATTTTCCAAAAAAACAAATTGCCGACTTCATGTCCGAATGTTTGGTGACTGGTTTTGCCGATGAGCAGGGCAATATTGTGTTGACGGCAGTGGAACGCCCATTGCCCAACGGTTCTAAATTGATATAA